Below is a window of Penaeus vannamei isolate JL-2024 chromosome 30, ASM4276789v1, whole genome shotgun sequence DNA.
GCTAATAAATTTCTCAATTATGCTCTCCCTTATTCATGTCGGTTTCTCTTCTGTGTATTTGGTGTAGCTATACCAATTTTATAGTAATTATGTTCTTTTGTAGGTCTAGGACGAGACTATTTTCAAAATCTAACCTGAATCTCTTCACTCGAAATCGGTGACTGATATTCATATTTTGTCAGTCTTCATATACTTATCCTTTCCTTATATCCCTTCCAAACGAATATATAATCTCATTCCTCAGTTcttaaaccaaaaagaaaaaaaatccatctccCATTTTTTTAAGAATTCCTTCGACGCCATATTCCAACACGCTCGTATCCCCCGTCCACACACACCTGCATTTTCACCTCATTATTTTTGCATGCCGTGTTTTTCTTCAGCCAATCAGGAGGCACAGAaacagataatgaagaagaaagagaataggaagtgTAAGGCTATAAAAGAGGCAGCCATTTAATCCCTGGTTGATGCTTAATTGtacgtttttctctcccttcgaGGAACGCGGCAACTTGTCTCTCCGTTTCGCATGATTCTTTGAGGTTAGTAAGAGGGACTTGTGGTAGCTATGAATTGTGTAAAAGCAAAGTATATGTGcaattctcccttcttttttctctctgtttgtgcatctgccttcctgtctgtctgtctctctatatctgtctgcctgcctgcctgtctgtctgtctgtctctgtctctctccctgcctctttgtatatattttcgttTCCTATCTTTCATTTGGAGATGGCCCTGGTATGAagtattctttgtttgttttttaattgcgAATATCAAAACATTACTGCCataatttttaccattttctGTCAGTTTTACAAAGTAAGAATAATTTCAATCTCTCGATAATGCATCTATCCAtacacttctccctcctttctggaaataacaaaaacgaaCCGGTTCCAGAGAAAGAGATGTGGCGATGCGCACTGGAGTCCCTCTGCATCGTGGGTGTTTTGGTGTGCATTCCATCAGCTGTGAGGAGTCAGTCCACGTCAGCTGATCGGCACAGGGACGCAGATTTCCAGGATGTTGATGTGCTTGTAACTCAGATCGTGGAAGAACACCTGGCGGGTTGCTACCTGGTGTTTGTCACGACTGATGACGAGAACCCAGTGTTTACGTCCGTGTTCAGGTCCGTTTTTTTGTTGAAATGTGTAAAGTcatggggcgagagagagagagagagagagagagagagagagagagagagagagagagagagagagagagagagagagagagagagagagagagagagagagagagagagagagagagagagagagagagagagagagagagagagagagagagagagagagagagagagagagagagagagagaggagaggagaggagaggagagagaaagagagatagaggagaggagaggagagagaaagagagagagagaaagagcgagagatagagagaggggaaagagagagaatagtgagacaatgtgagagagagaaaaaagaaccgatatagagagaaaaaaaatcacccataTCAATCAACAAAAGGTAAACGTTTCCCCATGTAACATCCCAGCACCTAAGAGACCTTCCCTCACCAGGTCGCTCCTGAACAACTACGAGGCCGGCGTCGTCCTGGACCTCCGCACAGCCAGGGTCGGGAAGAACTCGGACCTCCTGACCGAACTCAAGGCCGGCGACGACAAGTTTGCCTGTCGGGTGTTCATCGTGGTCTTGGGCGCTGGTTCCGACGTCTCGCAGCCACTGAAGTAGGTTTAGTCGTGGAGATCAAGGAATTTCTTGTCTGTATCCTTTAAATATGATCTCGGTTTTATTTCTTCGATTTTTCAGCGGCGTTTTGCGTTCGTGTGGCATTTCTTCACTCTATGGTAATTCGGCTCTTATATCCATCCCAAAGAGCGAATTCTTTCTTTCGAGAAAGTGAATTTATTTGTCTCTTAATAATATCCAAGAATCATAACACTATCCACATAAATTCGAAACTAATATACATGTAATAATGATATCTTATAATGTCCACAAAAGTACCATGATAATATTTGTTGATAGTGAAAAATACAATACGAGTATCTGttaatattatattttctatCACACGTGAATTACCTATATTATCAGCTTATCATCTATATGAATTATCTATTACTACCTTATTATCTATATGAATTACctatattattatcttatctatatGAATTACCTATATTATCTGTATGAATTACCTCTATGAATTACCACTGTAGCCGTATCCACAAACCACCAGACTCAAGGACCTCTGCTTCCCCCACAGCCTCCTCGAAGACTTGAACCTCTTCCTGTGGCCTTACACGCGCGTCCTCTTCGTCGGCTCCAACGGACAGGTCCAGGACACCCTCAAAGACGACGCCCTTCGCAACACCGTCCACGCCCTGTTCCTCGCCCTGGATGAAGGAGCAACGACCCACgacgaaggagtaggaggaggaggaggacacggcgAGGTCGGGGGGAAAGTAAGAGGGTTGATGGCtcgcgaggagagagaagaggaagaagggagagtggaaggaagaggagtagagagagaaggagaaggaaatgggggacGGATACGGGTGAAGAGTCGCTTGGTGAAGTGCTACCTGCGGTGTTTGTTTTGCAACGGGGGGGAAGTGGGCGTGACTCTGCTTGATGAATGGAGCAAGGACGGCGGTTTCCTTAAGAAGGAAGAACTTTTTCCGGGTAAGCGAACCACATTTCcgtgtttgcttttctttttttctgccactttcttaatctctctttctctctctctctgtctatctgtctccctttctgtctgtctgtctctctgcgtctctctctgtctctgtctctctttttctgtctgtctgtctgtctctctctctctctctctctctctctctctctctctctcgctctctcgctctctcgctctctcgctctctcgctctctcgctctctctctctctctttctctctttccgctaTGCACTGCATTTAAAGATACATATCCCAACTCTTTCTAAGTAGTAAGTAAGTACAAGACAACCTCCAGACCTTCCGCGATCTTCCAGACCAGTTTCGCGACATGATGGGCCACCAGTTCAAGATCGTGACGCTGGACTGGTTCCCCATTATGGACTTCAAGCGGGACAGCGACGAAGCGACCTCGACAGTGACTCCGAAGGATTCCGTCGACGTCCGGATGCTCGAATCCTTCGCCTCGACTCTCAATTTCACGTCGGTCGCATGTCGTCATCGTTTGCCTTTGGTTTCTCTGATACTCTTGGTTTATACGGATTTGTTTCATCcggtgtgtgatttgtgtgtgtgtgttgtgtgtgtgtgtgtgtgctgtgtgtgtgtgctgtgtgtgtgtgtgtgtgtgtgtgtatgttgtgtgtgcctgtgtgagtgtgtgtgtgtgagttttatgtatgtgcatagataaatagacagatatccaTACAGAAGTAGAAACACCACTCAATAGGCCTTCCTTGCTCCTGTTCGCCGCAGGTACGAGATGCGGGTTCCGTGGGACAACCAGTGGGGCACCTCGACGCCCACGGGGAACTGGACGGGCGTGGTGGGGACCCTCCAGCACCACAAGGCCGACTTCTCCATGGTGCTCTCGTGGATGTGGGGCCGCCGTCAGGTGGTGGACTACACGAGGATCTATCTCTCGGAGCCCATCGTCATGATCATGTCCAAGCCGCGGCCTCTTCCTCAGTACCTCGCTCTCATCAGGCCGATGTCGGGTATCGCGGGCTGGGCGCTTTGGGCTTCATAGAGTAGTTTtacacgtgaatgtgtgtgtgttgcttgtgtgagtgtgtgtgtgtgtgtttgtgtgtgtgtgtttttttttttttttttttttttttttttttttgcctgtgtgtgtgtgtgtctgagcgtttgtgtgtgttgtctatgcaatgtgtgtgtgtgtgagcgtttgtgtatgtgtgtgtgtaagcgtgtgtatgaatatacgaaATACCATCTATCTccaaaaaaagagcaagaaaaaaaaacaaaataattaaaaaaaacaccccTATTCTCCCGCAGGCGAGGTCTGGGTAGCAGTCTTCATCTCGAGCGTGTCTGCGGGCGTGATCCTGTGGATACTTCAGAGGTCGTGGGCGTCGTTCTCGGGCAACTCCGGGCTGTcgctctccacctccatcctgtACACCTGGAGCATCCTGTTCGAGGAGCCTCCCCCGCACATCCCCACCAACATCTCGGGGGAAGTGAGTCGCTTCTGTGTTGAAGAAtctgcttcttttctcttcttttttgtttttttttaatttgcttttttttaatttccttattttttttaatttgcttcattttttaatttgattaattttttttatttgctttatttttttaattcgctTAACTTTTtagattttaaaataattttgccTCATATTATGATCAATTTTCTAAATTTTTAAATCAATTTGCTTCACGTTTTATGAATCTGCTTTTATATCagtttgcttcattttttttatatatcaatgaatgtattttgttgattttcttttatcttttataattTGTTTTGTCTTCGTTAAAATAGTTCTCTTGGGTTTCTCTTGCCAGATATattatttatggatttattttattgttcattTCTACAGCTAATTGAGCTCATCATTTGCATATTCTCttttgctatatatatttatgcgtttaCTTATTTTGGGTGAGATTATACTTTTTCTGATTTTCGACCTGAACTTTATTCAGCAACCTTACGAAACTCactcataaaaaagtaaaaaagaaattaaaaaaaagaaaaagaaatctccatatcttttctcttcatttactaTCCTCCATCATCCGCATAAACCACTTACACCcgtatccccttcctccctcacagaTGTTCATCGGTTGGTGGTGGTTGTACTGCACACTGATCACGGTGGTGTACAGGGGCTCCCTCATCGCCCATCTCTCAGTCCCAAGTGCATCGCCCGCCATCGACTCGTTCTCGCAACTCATAGAAGAACCCGGATGGACGTGGGGATACGAGCCTAGTTACGGCGCCGGCTGGGAGTGGTTCAAACTCAATGAGAACCCAATTATTAAAACTGTCTTCGAGGGCATGGAGGTGAGTTGGTTTGAAattggagagggaaaaaggtgaGTTGTATAAATGGGTTTAcgcttttttttcataatcacattccgtttcaccattattataacaatcagaGGTCAATTATTTTTGTTGACAATTAATTTCTGATTCATAATGCAAACTTAATTCCAATTTCGTTCAAATCATTCGTAAAAGAACATTTCCAATTCAGTTGTATTTGTTTTAAAAAGGTGGGTTCCAAAAAGAAAATATCACTTCCAATTTAGTTTActtgtaaagaaaataaatctttGATTTAGTTCATCAGAGTCGATATTTCAATTCACAAAGAGAATAATAATCTACCTATTAACTAGCGTAAAGAAATAGAATTAGGCATAAAAGTAGATTAAAAGATTCTAATTCATTAATCACTATTAATTCCCTATCAAATTCCAGTCCACATCTTTTAATTAGTTATAATAGTTCCAATACACTTTTTTTCATCAACTGCCACAAATTCCGAACACATTTTTTCCACCGATTCCAAAAAATACAATTCCAACCTaactgaccccctcccctcccctc
It encodes the following:
- the LOC113813422 gene encoding glutamate receptor ionotropic, kainate 4 isoform X2 is translated as MWRCALESLCIVGVLVCIPSAVRSQSTSADRHRDADFQDVDVLVTQIVEEHLAGCYLVFVTTDDENPVFTSVFRSLLNNYEAGVVLDLRTARVGKNSDLLTELKAGDDKFACRVFIVVLGAGSDVSQPLNLLEDLNLFLWPYTRVLFVGSNGQVQDTLKDDALRNTVHALFLALDEGATTHDEGVGGGGGHGEVGGKVRGLMAREEREEEEGRVEGRGVEREGEGNGGRIRVKSRLVKCYLRCLFCNGGEVGVTLLDEWSKDGGFLKKEELFPDQFRDMMGHQFKIVTLDWFPIMDFKRDSDEATSTVTPKDSVDVRMLESFASTLNFTYEMRVPWDNQWGTSTPTGNWTGVVGTLQHHKADFSMVLSWMWGRRQVVDYTRIYLSEPIVMIMSKPRPLPQYLALIRPMSGEVWVAVFISSVSAGVILWILQRSWASFSGNSGLSLSTSILYTWSILFEEPPPHIPTNISGEMFIGWWWLYCTLITVVYRGSLIAHLSVPSASPAIDSFSQLIEEPGWTWGYEPSYGAGWEWFKLNENPIIKTVFEGMEVMEFDEQMARVLKGRHALITWKYKIRSLINTLFTDDFGYTPIYTAREEYFNYGGYGWAFRWIPGRWC
- the LOC113813422 gene encoding glutamate receptor 1 isoform X1, translating into MWRCALESLCIVGVLVCIPSAVRSQSTSADRHRDADFQDVDVLVTQIVEEHLAGCYLVFVTTDDENPVFTSVFRSLLNNYEAGVVLDLRTARVGKNSDLLTELKAGDDKFACRVFIVVLGAGSDVSQPLNLLEDLNLFLWPYTRVLFVGSNGQVQDTLKDDALRNTVHALFLALDEGATTHDEGVGGGGGHGEVGGKVRGLMAREEREEEEGRVEGRGVEREGEGNGGRIRVKSRLVKCYLRCLFCNGGEVGVTLLDEWSKDGGFLKKEELFPDQFRDMMGHQFKIVTLDWFPIMDFKRDSDEATSTVTPKDSVDVRMLESFASTLNFTYEMRVPWDNQWGTSTPTGNWTGVVGTLQHHKADFSMVLSWMWGRRQVVDYTRIYLSEPIVMIMSKPRPLPQYLALIRPMSGEVWVAVFISSVSAGVILWILQRSWASFSGNSGLSLSTSILYTWSILFEEPPPHIPTNISGEMFIGWWWLYCTLITVVYRGSLIAHLSVPSASPAIDSFSQLIEEPGWTWGYEPSYGAGWEWFKLNENPIIKTVFEGMEVMEFDEQMARVLKGRHALITWKYKIRSLINTLFTDDFGYTPIYTAREEYFNYGGYGWAFRKGAPFRRAIDMEKQRLIESGFVVHWMNEIIAGAARAARRENRESERAGGGAASDAQNFRVDTGKVVLSLHHLQGVFYLLAVGFSGALLALLLELLIHCCGGRVRLVQKASGVGA